A single Anatilimnocola floriformis DNA region contains:
- a CDS encoding cupin domain-containing protein, translating to MSMHIVNVGEAEPFVTKDGSEIRELLAHRNSCIQKQSLAEARVSPGQTTQPHYHPQTEEIYYILQGCGRMWVGKDIRDVGPGDAIAIPPGEPHQIKNTGTATLLFLCCCAPGYEHTDTVLLETMPT from the coding sequence ATGAGCATGCACATCGTCAACGTCGGCGAAGCCGAGCCGTTCGTCACCAAGGATGGCTCGGAGATCCGCGAGTTGCTCGCGCACCGCAACTCGTGCATTCAAAAGCAGAGCCTGGCCGAGGCCCGCGTATCGCCGGGGCAAACCACACAGCCGCATTATCATCCGCAAACCGAAGAGATCTATTACATCTTGCAGGGCTGCGGCCGGATGTGGGTCGGCAAGGACATTCGCGATGTTGGCCCCGGCGATGCGATTGCCATTCCGCCGGGCGAGCCGCATCAAATCAAAAATACCGGTACGGCGACGCTCCTCTTCTTGTGCTGCTGTGCACCGGGCTACGAACATACGGATACGGTGCTTTTGGAAACGATGCCCACTTAG
- a CDS encoding Fpg/Nei family DNA glycosylase — protein sequence MPEGDTIHRAATRLRAVLDGQLIERAESRWLGAVAASFPGRKIQSIEARGKHLLIALDDDRVIHSHMGMTGSWHIYRPGEPWFKPPQRAAISLDCPAVCVVCFTPKLLEVLTATALRRHDYLNRLGPDLLAKPPSDEEVIARFRQGNNLPIGQAVMNQTIVSGIGNVYKSELLFSLRLHPLLLVSDMSDEQLLELTTLASELMSQNLSGRPRTTRHSLDGGRFYAYGRSGKACYTCSTPIEVIRQGDAGRTTYFCPHCQALALHSP from the coding sequence ATGCCCGAAGGAGATACGATTCATCGCGCGGCGACGCGACTGAGAGCGGTGCTCGATGGCCAGCTCATCGAACGGGCCGAATCGCGCTGGCTCGGCGCGGTGGCGGCGTCGTTCCCGGGCCGCAAGATTCAAAGCATCGAAGCTCGTGGCAAGCATTTGCTGATCGCGCTCGACGATGATCGCGTGATCCATTCGCACATGGGCATGACCGGTTCGTGGCATATCTATCGTCCGGGCGAGCCTTGGTTCAAGCCGCCGCAGCGGGCCGCCATTTCGCTCGACTGTCCCGCAGTCTGCGTCGTTTGCTTCACGCCGAAGCTGCTAGAGGTGCTGACCGCAACAGCTTTGCGGAGGCATGACTATCTCAACCGCCTCGGTCCGGACTTGCTGGCGAAGCCGCCCTCCGATGAGGAAGTGATCGCGCGTTTTCGGCAGGGCAACAACTTGCCGATCGGCCAGGCGGTGATGAATCAAACCATCGTGAGTGGCATCGGTAATGTCTACAAGTCGGAGTTGCTGTTTTCGTTGCGGCTCCATCCGCTGTTGCTCGTCAGCGATATGTCGGATGAGCAACTACTGGAACTTACGACTCTGGCGAGTGAGTTGATGTCCCAAAATCTAAGTGGCCGGCCGCGAACGACGCGTCATTCGCTCGATGGCGGCCGCTTCTATGCTTACGGCCGCAGCGGCAAAGCGTGCTACACCTGTAGCACGCCGATTGAAGTGATCCGGCAAGGCGACGCCGGTCGTACGACGTATTTTTGTCCGCACTGTCAGGCTCTCGCGCTCCATTCCCCCTAG
- a CDS encoding ABC transporter ATP-binding protein, with amino-acid sequence MSTATIAEPVTSKAKVGKPLLEVKNLKVHFPTRKGGWFGKPGLLRAVDGVSFTIHEGETLGLVGESGCGKTTTARAAIHLQKPTSGEIWLGGTRIDSLSAGQMQPHRKQIQMIFQDPFASLNPRMTVGRIIQEPMEIFGLHGNHRKLEAMRLMDLVGLNPRFLNRYPHEFSGGQRQRIGIARALAVQPKLIVCDEPVSALDVSIQAQVINLLMDLQRQLGLAYLFISHDLSVVRHISHRIGVMYLGRIVELATADALHARPRHPYTQALLSAAPIPDPVLQRERKRIILQGEVPSADRVYPGCPFADRCPIAEGRCREVVPLLEGRQHLVACIKAPAE; translated from the coding sequence CCGTTGCTGGAAGTGAAGAACCTGAAGGTCCACTTTCCCACGCGCAAAGGTGGCTGGTTTGGTAAGCCCGGTTTGCTGCGCGCCGTCGATGGCGTGTCGTTCACGATTCACGAGGGAGAAACGCTGGGCCTGGTCGGTGAATCGGGCTGCGGCAAAACGACAACCGCCCGCGCTGCGATTCATCTGCAAAAACCGACGAGCGGCGAAATCTGGCTCGGCGGCACGCGGATCGATTCGCTGTCGGCTGGCCAGATGCAGCCGCATCGCAAGCAGATCCAGATGATCTTTCAGGATCCGTTCGCCTCACTCAACCCGCGGATGACCGTCGGCCGCATCATTCAAGAACCGATGGAGATCTTCGGCCTGCACGGCAACCATCGCAAGCTCGAAGCCATGCGGCTGATGGATCTGGTGGGCCTGAATCCGCGTTTTCTCAATCGCTATCCGCACGAGTTCTCGGGCGGTCAGCGCCAACGCATCGGCATCGCCCGCGCGCTGGCCGTGCAACCCAAGCTGATCGTGTGCGACGAACCGGTTTCAGCGCTCGATGTGTCGATTCAAGCGCAGGTGATCAACCTGCTGATGGATTTGCAACGGCAACTGGGTCTCGCTTATCTCTTCATCTCGCACGACCTCTCCGTCGTGCGACATATCTCACATCGCATCGGCGTGATGTACCTCGGCCGCATCGTGGAACTGGCGACGGCCGACGCGCTTCATGCCCGGCCGCGACATCCGTATACACAGGCCCTGCTATCGGCAGCGCCGATTCCCGATCCGGTGCTGCAGCGCGAACGCAAACGCATCATCTTGCAGGGCGAAGTCCCCTCGGCAGATCGCGTTTACCCCGGTTGTCCTTTTGCCGATCGTTGCCCGATTGCCGAAGGCCGTTGCCGCGAAGTCGTGCCGTTGCTGGAAGGACGGCAGCACTTGGTGGCGTGTATTAAGGCACCGGCAGAGTAG
- a CDS encoding cupin domain-containing protein encodes MTSPASKYFVTKPDCSRHQIFPGVMINTVAGEKTMISIVELEPRSEVKPHQHPHEQMGYLVSGELTFTIGDETRVVKPGEMWRIPGGVVHGCVAGSEPTLAIDVFNPIREDYR; translated from the coding sequence ATGACCTCTCCCGCCAGCAAGTATTTCGTCACCAAGCCCGATTGTTCGCGGCACCAGATTTTTCCCGGCGTGATGATCAACACGGTCGCCGGCGAAAAGACCATGATCTCGATTGTCGAGCTCGAGCCGCGCTCCGAAGTCAAACCGCATCAACACCCGCACGAACAAATGGGCTACCTCGTCAGCGGCGAACTGACCTTCACCATCGGTGACGAAACTCGCGTGGTGAAGCCCGGCGAAATGTGGCGGATTCCCGGCGGCGTAGTGCACGGCTGCGTGGCGGGAAGCGAACCGACGCTTGCGATCGATGTGTTTAATCCGATTCGGGAAGACTACCGATGA
- a CDS encoding Lhr family helicase produces MPRRSTTHESLATFHPPVREWFQESFPEPTGAQQQAWRQIEQGEHTLLLAPTGSGKTLAAFLVAINRIMFAERPKEAARGVKVLYISPLKALGADVERNLRAPIAGVRAVAERSGTEHHVPTVAVRSGDTSTADRTEMVKRPPDILITTPESLYLLLTSRSRDILTSIDTIIIDEIHSLVPGKRGAHLATSLERLEDLRRKTDPSRSPAQRIGLSATQRPLDEVARFLAGAEIDEANGEVTPRRVSIVEAGRSKQLQLRIEVPVEDMTKLGVEEERFSGPASGGPVRTSIWPSIHPRLVELIRQHRSTMIFVNSRRLAERLAGAVNELAGEEIALAHHGSIAKDTRLAIEDRLKLGNLPAIVATSSLELGIDMGAVDLVIQIEAPPSIASGIQRIGRAGHQVGAPSSGVIFPKYRGDLLACSAAAERMVRGEVEETRYPRNPLDVLAQQIVAMVALEPVNVEAIYNTVRRAAPYAQLPRASFEGVLDLLAGRYPSHEFAELRPRVNWDRLAGTVSPRKGSQRLAILNAGTIPDRGTYGVFLAGGEGKTSRVGELDEEMVFETRPGDIFLLGASSWRVLEITKDQVLVVPAPGESGKMPFWRGDGPGRPLEFGRAIGSLARRLVRMDREVAQKRLTTEHALDERAATNLLNYLHDQAAATDEPPSDKTIIVECLVDEVGDWRVCILSPFGSRVHAPWAMAVAARLRSETTGEVDLMWSDDGIVLRLPEADEPPPLEKLLPLSSEIEDEVVEQVGSTALFAARFRENAARALLLPRRLPGKRTPLWLQRRKAADLLSVAARYSQFPILLETYRECLRDVFDIAGLRSILQEVEKRTIRVKQVVSKTASPFASSLMFNYVSNFLYDGDAPLAERRAATLALDQAQLRELLGTAELRELLDADVIGELGLELQMLERRYPIGDADGVHDLLLQLGDLSRAEVFSRLGIPRDDAESLLATWLDSLTTNRRVVECRIGGESRFIAAEDAGRYRDALGVAPPRGLPDAFLQPVQAPLIDLVGRYARRHTPFRLEEVAQRLGASTSQVETTLKELASDGRVLEGEFLPGRRDREWCDAEVLRQLKRRSLARLREQVEPVEQAALARFLINWQGIAQPRRGLDGLLDVIEQLQGVALPASDWERQILPARSIDFRASDLDELCASGEVLWQGAGGIGSEDGRVAFYLTDHFARLAEPVTPVEGKIEDQIRAALTRRNAIFFDELARDIGGFKTDLADALWRMVWAGEVTNDTLMPLRSLRRQKQAAKKSHRGGRGFRSRRTTLQPGTEGRWSLLSESLRSPVTATEQQTARATQLIERYGIVTREMVGSEGLAGGFSAIYPVFKAMEESGRIRRGYFVAGLGAAQFAAPGADDRVREQADEDPANPPPAIVLAATDPANPYGAALPWPERTDEARPARAAGARVILHNGHLIGYLNRSSEQLLTFLPADEPQRSKAQAALVDAIGKLATDRTPAFLSMIDRLAPEATAMAKPLQAAGFVATSRGLLHRRRGA; encoded by the coding sequence ATGCCTCGACGTTCAACCACCCACGAATCGCTGGCCACGTTTCATCCTCCCGTGCGCGAGTGGTTTCAGGAGAGTTTTCCTGAACCCACCGGCGCCCAGCAGCAAGCCTGGCGGCAAATCGAACAAGGTGAACACACGCTGCTGCTTGCTCCCACTGGCTCAGGCAAAACGCTGGCTGCTTTTCTAGTGGCCATTAATCGAATCATGTTTGCCGAGCGGCCGAAGGAGGCGGCTCGCGGCGTGAAGGTTCTCTATATTTCGCCGTTGAAAGCACTGGGGGCGGATGTCGAACGGAATCTGCGCGCGCCGATCGCGGGCGTGCGGGCCGTTGCCGAACGCAGCGGCACCGAGCATCACGTGCCGACGGTGGCCGTCCGCAGCGGTGACACATCGACGGCTGACCGCACGGAGATGGTGAAGCGGCCTCCGGATATTCTGATCACGACGCCGGAGTCGCTCTATCTGCTACTGACGTCGCGCTCGCGCGACATCCTCACTAGCATCGACACGATCATCATCGACGAAATTCACTCGTTGGTTCCGGGCAAACGCGGCGCGCATCTGGCGACGTCGCTCGAACGCTTGGAAGATCTCCGGCGGAAGACTGATCCCTCGCGTTCGCCCGCGCAGAGGATCGGCCTGTCGGCCACGCAGCGGCCCCTCGATGAAGTTGCACGGTTCCTGGCAGGCGCCGAAATCGATGAAGCGAACGGCGAAGTGACTCCGCGGCGCGTCAGCATCGTCGAAGCAGGCCGCAGTAAGCAATTGCAACTGCGCATCGAAGTTCCCGTCGAAGACATGACAAAGCTGGGCGTCGAGGAAGAACGCTTCTCCGGCCCGGCATCGGGTGGGCCGGTGCGAACTTCCATCTGGCCATCGATTCATCCGCGGCTAGTCGAGTTGATTCGTCAGCACCGCAGCACGATGATCTTCGTCAACAGCCGGCGATTGGCCGAGCGCCTGGCGGGAGCCGTCAATGAGCTTGCCGGCGAAGAAATCGCGCTCGCCCATCACGGCTCGATTGCCAAAGATACTCGCCTAGCCATTGAAGATCGCCTCAAGCTCGGCAACTTGCCGGCGATCGTGGCCACGTCGTCGCTGGAACTCGGCATCGACATGGGCGCGGTCGATCTGGTCATTCAGATCGAAGCCCCGCCGTCGATCGCCTCCGGCATTCAACGCATCGGCCGGGCGGGACATCAGGTCGGTGCTCCATCGAGCGGCGTGATTTTTCCGAAGTATCGCGGCGATTTGCTGGCCTGCAGTGCCGCGGCCGAACGGATGGTTCGCGGCGAGGTCGAGGAGACTCGCTACCCGCGCAATCCGCTCGACGTGCTCGCTCAGCAGATTGTGGCGATGGTCGCGCTCGAGCCGGTGAACGTCGAAGCCATTTACAACACGGTCCGCCGCGCGGCTCCGTATGCTCAACTGCCGCGTGCCAGTTTCGAAGGGGTGCTCGATTTGCTCGCGGGCCGTTATCCATCGCATGAATTTGCCGAGCTGCGGCCGCGCGTGAATTGGGATCGCCTGGCGGGCACGGTTTCGCCGCGGAAAGGATCGCAACGGCTGGCGATCTTGAACGCCGGTACCATTCCCGACCGCGGCACTTATGGAGTGTTCCTAGCCGGCGGAGAAGGGAAGACGAGTCGCGTGGGCGAGCTCGACGAAGAAATGGTTTTTGAAACGCGGCCCGGCGACATATTTCTGCTCGGCGCTTCTTCGTGGCGGGTGCTGGAGATCACTAAGGATCAAGTGCTCGTGGTGCCAGCTCCCGGCGAGTCGGGGAAGATGCCGTTCTGGCGCGGCGATGGTCCCGGCAGGCCGCTGGAGTTTGGACGCGCGATCGGTTCACTCGCGCGGCGACTCGTTCGCATGGATCGCGAAGTGGCGCAGAAACGGCTGACGACAGAACACGCGCTCGATGAACGGGCGGCGACGAACCTGCTGAACTATCTGCACGATCAGGCGGCTGCCACCGACGAACCGCCGAGCGATAAAACGATCATCGTCGAATGCCTCGTCGACGAAGTGGGCGACTGGCGAGTCTGCATCTTGTCGCCGTTCGGCAGTCGCGTGCATGCTCCCTGGGCGATGGCGGTTGCCGCTCGGCTCCGCAGCGAGACCACCGGCGAGGTCGATCTGATGTGGTCCGACGATGGCATCGTGCTGCGTTTGCCCGAAGCCGATGAGCCGCCGCCGCTCGAGAAGCTGTTGCCGCTATCCAGCGAGATCGAAGACGAAGTCGTTGAGCAGGTCGGCTCGACCGCGCTATTCGCGGCCCGCTTTCGCGAGAATGCAGCCCGCGCGCTGTTGCTGCCGCGACGCTTGCCAGGAAAACGAACGCCGCTGTGGCTGCAGCGCCGCAAAGCTGCCGATCTGTTGTCGGTCGCCGCGCGTTATTCGCAGTTTCCGATTCTGCTCGAGACATACCGTGAATGCCTGCGCGATGTGTTCGATATCGCCGGACTGCGGTCGATTCTGCAAGAGGTTGAGAAGCGGACGATTCGCGTGAAGCAAGTGGTTTCGAAGACGGCTTCGCCGTTTGCTTCGTCGCTGATGTTCAACTACGTGAGCAACTTCCTCTACGACGGCGATGCGCCGCTGGCGGAGCGGCGCGCGGCGACGCTGGCCCTCGATCAGGCACAGCTGCGGGAGTTGCTGGGAACGGCGGAGCTGCGGGAATTGCTCGATGCCGATGTCATCGGTGAACTCGGGCTCGAGCTGCAAATGCTCGAACGACGTTATCCGATCGGCGATGCGGATGGCGTGCATGATTTGCTGCTGCAGCTGGGTGATTTGAGTCGCGCGGAGGTTTTTTCGAGATTGGGCATCCCGCGAGACGATGCAGAATCACTTCTCGCCACTTGGCTGGATTCGCTGACAACGAACCGTCGCGTTGTGGAGTGTCGCATTGGTGGCGAAAGTCGCTTCATCGCCGCCGAAGATGCAGGCCGTTATCGCGATGCGCTCGGCGTGGCGCCGCCGCGCGGTTTGCCCGATGCTTTTCTGCAGCCGGTGCAGGCTCCGCTAATCGATCTCGTCGGCCGATACGCGCGGCGACATACACCCTTTCGACTGGAGGAAGTCGCTCAGCGTTTGGGCGCGAGCACTTCGCAGGTCGAAACGACCCTCAAGGAGTTGGCTAGCGATGGCCGCGTGCTGGAAGGCGAATTCCTCCCCGGCCGGCGCGATCGCGAATGGTGCGATGCGGAGGTGCTTCGCCAATTGAAGCGCCGTTCGCTCGCTCGGCTGCGAGAGCAGGTCGAACCGGTGGAACAGGCGGCCCTTGCGCGGTTCCTTATCAATTGGCAGGGAATCGCGCAGCCGCGGCGTGGGCTCGATGGCTTGCTCGATGTCATCGAGCAATTGCAAGGCGTCGCGCTGCCGGCGTCAGACTGGGAACGTCAGATCCTGCCCGCCCGTAGCATTGATTTTCGTGCGAGCGACCTCGATGAATTGTGCGCCTCGGGCGAAGTGCTCTGGCAGGGAGCGGGAGGCATCGGCTCGGAAGATGGTCGCGTGGCGTTTTATCTGACCGATCATTTCGCGCGACTCGCCGAACCGGTGACTCCCGTCGAGGGAAAAATCGAAGATCAGATTCGCGCCGCGCTCACGCGCCGCAATGCGATCTTTTTCGATGAACTGGCCCGCGACATCGGCGGTTTCAAAACGGATCTGGCCGACGCGCTGTGGCGGATGGTGTGGGCCGGTGAAGTGACCAACGATACGCTCATGCCTCTCCGTTCATTGCGCCGGCAAAAGCAGGCCGCGAAAAAGTCACACCGTGGCGGGAGGGGATTTCGTTCGCGGCGAACCACGCTTCAACCCGGTACGGAAGGCCGCTGGTCGCTACTGAGCGAATCGCTACGTAGCCCCGTGACTGCAACTGAACAGCAAACGGCGCGAGCGACACAGCTCATCGAGCGATATGGAATCGTCACGCGCGAGATGGTGGGTTCCGAGGGGCTCGCCGGCGGTTTTTCAGCGATTTATCCAGTCTTCAAAGCGATGGAAGAATCAGGCCGAATTCGCCGCGGTTATTTCGTGGCCGGCCTGGGTGCCGCTCAATTTGCTGCGCCGGGGGCTGACGATCGCGTGCGTGAACAAGCCGACGAAGATCCTGCCAATCCGCCGCCGGCAATTGTGCTGGCCGCGACTGATCCGGCGAATCCCTACGGCGCAGCACTTCCCTGGCCAGAGCGAACCGACGAAGCGCGTCCCGCGCGAGCCGCTGGCGCTCGCGTCATTTTGCACAACGGCCATTTGATCGGATATTTGAACCGATCGAGCGAACAACTGCTCACGTTCCTCCCTGCCGACGAACCGCAGCGTTCGAAAGCGCAGGCCGCGCTCGTCGATGCGATTGGCAAGCTCGCCACCGACCGCACACCGGCGTTCCTTAGCATGATCGATCGCCTCGCACCGGAGGCAACAGCCATGGCCAAGCCGCTGCAAGCGGCCGGCTTCGTGGCGACGAGTCGGGGACTGCTGCATCGGCGGCGAGGAGCGTAA
- a CDS encoding CoA-binding protein encodes MPTVAILGASTDRSKYGNKSVRAHQAKGFTVYPINPKADEIEGIKAFASIADVPAGTIDRVSVYLPPAIGMKVLPDIAARGCGELWLNPGSESDELVAEAERLGLNVVQACSIVDVGLSPRELP; translated from the coding sequence ATGCCCACCGTCGCCATTCTCGGCGCCAGCACCGATCGCTCGAAATACGGCAACAAGTCGGTCCGCGCCCATCAGGCCAAAGGCTTCACGGTTTATCCGATCAATCCCAAGGCCGACGAGATCGAGGGGATCAAAGCCTTTGCTTCGATCGCCGATGTGCCGGCGGGTACGATCGATCGCGTGAGCGTTTATTTGCCGCCGGCGATCGGCATGAAAGTGTTGCCCGATATCGCGGCTCGCGGTTGCGGCGAACTCTGGCTGAATCCGGGCAGCGAGAGCGATGAATTGGTCGCCGAGGCCGAACGACTGGGGCTGAACGTCGTGCAGGCTTGCAGTATCGTGGATGTCGGTTTGTCGCCGCGCGAATTGCCGTAG
- a CDS encoding SHD1 domain-containing protein — translation MMIRNWLRVLSTVACCVTWMSVCADARAQGDKKIEPRVTFATQTELIRSLAFTSDGKQLVVSPQENDCLVYDATSGEKSATELKSVRGPTVFLMPGKTPGTIYCIEKLVNRLVDLKTGKDLAQHGVAVNFSPCGGWNRKYDRLFFGTEHGGIGFLASNLAESVGGFSPTEAPNLAAQIRACAVAYSADGKLAASARPNGRVYLWTANNLEETGAVGVSAHRDIVDALEFTPTGLLSLGLDGYIKRWNTTGDEIGTYSLDKNLDRGWLLAGGQIAAVVKKPLTGQLEFYQVPAKDGELKLVASLPVGDLLANFPTHVPDFTVPAIAISPDGQRLAVTVKMVARDLTINRGGIYDVSSFMPKMPAVEPPPREVASGKPMTTKQPPVTPAKVEREFRNWKTADGASTVEAQFLGKIGDNVRLKRKDNEKVITIPLAKLSAEDQTYVRGLR, via the coding sequence ATGATGATCCGCAATTGGCTGCGCGTGCTCTCCACGGTTGCTTGCTGCGTGACTTGGATGAGCGTGTGCGCAGACGCGCGGGCTCAGGGCGACAAAAAGATCGAGCCGCGCGTCACTTTTGCGACGCAGACCGAATTGATCCGCTCGCTGGCGTTCACTAGTGACGGCAAACAGCTGGTGGTTTCGCCACAGGAAAACGATTGCTTGGTCTACGACGCGACCAGCGGCGAAAAGTCGGCGACCGAACTCAAGTCGGTTCGCGGCCCGACGGTTTTCTTGATGCCAGGAAAGACGCCGGGGACGATCTATTGCATCGAGAAACTCGTCAACCGCCTTGTTGATCTCAAGACCGGCAAAGACCTCGCCCAGCATGGCGTGGCAGTGAATTTCTCTCCCTGCGGCGGCTGGAATCGGAAATACGATCGCTTGTTCTTCGGCACCGAGCATGGCGGGATTGGGTTCCTCGCATCGAACCTCGCAGAGTCCGTCGGCGGGTTTTCGCCCACCGAGGCGCCGAATCTGGCGGCGCAAATTCGGGCCTGCGCAGTGGCCTACTCCGCCGATGGCAAACTAGCGGCCAGCGCTCGGCCGAATGGTCGCGTCTATTTGTGGACGGCGAACAATCTGGAAGAAACCGGTGCAGTGGGAGTTTCTGCGCATCGCGATATCGTCGATGCCCTCGAGTTCACTCCAACGGGATTGCTTTCGCTCGGGCTCGACGGTTACATCAAACGGTGGAACACCACTGGCGATGAAATCGGTACGTACTCGCTCGACAAGAATCTCGATCGCGGCTGGCTGCTCGCCGGCGGTCAGATTGCAGCCGTGGTGAAGAAGCCGCTGACCGGGCAGCTCGAGTTCTATCAGGTGCCTGCAAAGGACGGCGAACTGAAGCTGGTTGCTTCGCTGCCGGTCGGCGATCTGCTGGCTAACTTTCCCACGCATGTACCCGACTTCACCGTCCCCGCCATTGCCATTTCGCCCGACGGCCAGCGTTTGGCAGTCACAGTGAAAATGGTGGCCCGCGATTTGACGATTAACCGCGGCGGCATTTACGACGTCTCCAGCTTCATGCCGAAGATGCCAGCCGTGGAACCACCGCCGCGCGAAGTCGCCAGCGGCAAGCCGATGACCACCAAGCAACCGCCTGTCACTCCTGCCAAAGTGGAACGTGAGTTTCGCAACTGGAAGACCGCCGACGGCGCGTCGACGGTCGAAGCTCAATTCCTCGGCAAGATCGGCGACAACGTTCGCCTGAAGCGTAAGGACAACGAAAAGGTGATTACGATCCCGCTCGCTAAACTGAGCGCGGAAGATCAAACCTACGTCCGCGGTTTGCGCTAA
- a CDS encoding DUF3616 domain-containing protein, translating into MAKITFSGVVKLKGILGGKDASAVGFWNGKALIVSDEVTDRGNVLQIFEADGTDYRAVPSGTVVLDKPRGGDEEMDLEGIAVAGNDIYVIGSHSAKRKRVDPTKPYARNRAALFSQPSAEPTRDVLLRFTLSGDGEAGTIARFSLRGILHKLEPFKQFSKMASKENGVDVEGLAFFREHVYVGFRGPILRGNFTPVMRCKVGKKITKPEVLFVDLGGRGVRDLAHVSNGVVILAGPMGDGPGSYRLYWWDGEDHVPGVGSPAKKTGLRLIGDLPPPVSSTGVVQTAAKAEGLAVLKDEGKRWEILVVYDGLKQGQASRFTVDLA; encoded by the coding sequence ATGGCAAAAATCACGTTCAGCGGCGTCGTCAAGCTAAAGGGTATTCTGGGCGGCAAGGATGCAAGTGCCGTGGGCTTTTGGAACGGCAAGGCGCTAATCGTTTCCGACGAAGTGACCGACCGCGGCAACGTGCTGCAGATCTTCGAAGCCGATGGCACCGACTATCGCGCTGTTCCCAGCGGCACCGTGGTGCTCGATAAGCCGCGGGGCGGCGATGAGGAGATGGATCTGGAAGGGATCGCCGTGGCGGGCAACGACATCTACGTTATCGGTTCGCATTCAGCGAAGCGGAAGAGGGTTGATCCGACGAAGCCCTACGCCAGGAACCGCGCGGCATTGTTTTCTCAGCCGTCCGCCGAGCCGACGCGCGACGTGCTGCTGCGATTCACATTGAGTGGCGATGGTGAGGCTGGGACAATCGCGCGGTTTAGCTTGCGCGGCATTCTGCACAAGCTCGAGCCGTTCAAGCAATTCAGCAAGATGGCGAGCAAGGAGAACGGTGTTGATGTCGAAGGGCTCGCGTTCTTCCGGGAGCACGTCTACGTCGGCTTTCGCGGCCCAATCTTGCGTGGGAACTTCACGCCGGTGATGCGTTGCAAAGTGGGAAAGAAAATCACCAAACCAGAAGTGCTGTTTGTCGATTTGGGTGGGCGCGGAGTGCGCGATCTGGCGCATGTTAGCAACGGCGTGGTGATTCTCGCCGGGCCGATGGGGGATGGCCCGGGGAGTTATCGCCTCTACTGGTGGGACGGTGAAGATCACGTGCCGGGCGTCGGTTCACCGGCGAAAAAAACTGGCCTGCGGTTGATCGGCGATTTGCCGCCGCCGGTTTCCAGCACGGGCGTCGTGCAAACCGCTGCCAAGGCCGAAGGGCTCGCGGTGCTAAAAGATGAAGGAAAACGTTGGGAGATTCTCGTCGTCTATGATGGACTCAAGCAGGGACAGGCCTCGCGCTTCACCGTCGATTTGGCTTAG